The stretch of DNA GGATCCACGACCAATTCCCAGTAGCTTTGGGCTTGATCAAGCCGTTCGTTGCCGACATCAAAACGGATTGAATGAGCCGGTCGAAGTTGAAAAACATTCTGTAGCGAGGTCTTGGGGCACGGAATATATTGATATGTTAAGAAGTCATAAAAGGCATCCAATCTGGGCGCAGGGTTTTGCGGGAGGACGGCAAGGATCGCCTTGATTTCCGAACCGAAAACGAAGTGCTTACCGTCCCAGAAATAGTACAACGGTTTGATTCCGACCCGGTCTCGCCAGAGTCCGATTTTGTCGGTGGACTTGTCATAGATCGCGATTGCAAACATGCCGTCGATGTGCTCGACGAAGCTATCGCCCCACTGCAAATAGGCATGCAGCAAGACTTCGGTATCAGATTGAGTTCGAAACTTGTGCCCGAGACCGGCAAGACGATCTCGCAAGTTGCGATAGCCGTAGATTTCACCGTTGAAGACGATCACGACCTGACCATCAGGACTGTGCATTGGCTGGGCCGATCGCGAATCCAAATCAATGATCGAAAGCCGTGCGAACGCCAGCGTAACTCGCTCGTCTCGCCAGACTTGTTGGTCATCGGGGCCACGATGGCGAATGCGCTGAATGCCCCGGTCGTAATTGCCCTCACGAAGTGTTCCGCCTATGAATCCACACATACCTAGACGCTCCCCACAAGCGGATTCTTAGCAACTGGGGCTGATCCAGTCGGAGCACTTCCCTCGGACGCAATAAGTGATTGCCAGTCACTCATGACTCGACCGCTCGATGCATGACCCCGTACCCAGTCGCTCGCTGCATTGGATCGTTGCTCAGCTTCATGTCGACTGGACAGGACTTCCTTCAACGCGTGTGCGATTGCCGGCGAATCTCCGACCGGAACGAGCCAACCTCGATCATCGCCAATTAACTCGGCAGGGCCGAACGGGCAATTAGTGCTGATGACGGGGGTTCCAATCGCCATCGCTTCAATCAGCACGTTAGGGGATCCTTCGTGGTCACTGGTGAGTACGAAACAGGATGCCTTGGCGAGCCACTGGTGTAGGTCTTCGCGGAAACCAATCAGTTTAACGATGTCGGTTAGGCCTAATGACTCTATCTGGTTTTGTGTCTTTTCACGTAAAGGTCCGTCACCACACCAGACGACTTCAACTTCTCTGGGTTGGCCAGTCTCTTCTAGTCGCCGAAGAAGCAGACGAATAGCGTCGACAAAAATGTCAGGGCGTTTCTGCTCCGCCAAACGTCCGGCCGCAACAATGAGTGGCTTTAACGCGGCGACTCGCTGGGCCTGAGATAGCGTTTGCTGCACATTGACACCGTTCCGAATCGTTTTCATGCGAGATTCTAGATGCGGCCAGCGTTGGCGAATGTCGCCGCGAACGCCTTCGGAGTTGGCGACCAATGTTTCGCTGCGGCCAATGTTGCGATCCAACCAAAGCCACCCCAGTTGCTGGGCGAGCGTTCTATTGGAGTGCTCTATATTCCCGGAAAACCTGGCGATCCAGCGTACCGGTACTTTGCGAACAGCTTGTCCGACGAATTGTGCGGTGTAGTTGCCGTTGGATATGACCACGTCGGGCTCTGTTTTCGCGAACAACTGGCGCAGGCGACCGACGGTCCTTAGCGTATGGAGCGTCGAATGATGCTCAAGACATTCGACTTGCACCTGACCAGGGCACGGATAGTCGATTTGGCGTCGGAAAAGCACCAAGGTCATTTCACATGTTTCGAAACCAAGATGGCAGGCCATGAAGCTGGCCCATCGTTCGGCACCGCCTTCGGCCAACGTGTTGCTGACGATCATCACTCGCGTCTTCATGTCTTGGCCATTTCCGATAAGTGTGAGCCTGGCTCCACTAGACGACCGTGCCGCTGCGATGGTTCGGGGATGGACCACCAAGCGAGAAGATCACGCACAGTTTGGCGAATATCGAATTTGTCGAGAACCTGTGACGGAGTCGACGTAGCGGAAGCCTTGGCCCCACCTGCCAGATAGTCCTCAATGCTAGCCGCCCAGAGATCCAATTTGCCCGCCGGCAGGATCTTGCCGACCGTGTCGTCGGTGATCAATTGTTCGACGTCAGGTGACGGCGTCGTCAGGCAATAACAACCGGCCGCAATGGCTTCTTTGAGGACGTTGGGCAAACGCTCTGCGGAATGGGTCGAATGAAGCAAGAACAATCCCGCCGACGCAAGACCGGCGGCTAGTCTCGATGGATCCACGTGGCCATGGAAAGTCACCTGATCCTTGATCATCAATTGGTCTGCTAAACACCGCAAGGCGTGGCGTTCGGGGCCGTCACCGTACACCTGTAGGTGGACTGCAGGATTGCTTTTGGATACTAGGGTGATAATTTCCAATGCTTCGGCGACTCCTTTTTGCGGGATAAGCCTTCCCGCAAAGGCGATTAGGCTCGGTATCTTCCGTCGCTGTTCATCGGATAAGCGCGTGTAAAGATTCAGGTTGATCCCTTGATGCACAACTTTCACGCTGGAAGCATCAACGCCGTGATCAGAGAGTGTTGCAACGTTGGCAGGCGACCAAGTTCGCACACCTGCACCGCGACGTGCGACTTCAAAGCTGAGTGGAATGGCCATCTCGATATCGTATGCCGACAAGCTTGTCGTAACGCGCTGATTGGGTGCGATCTGCAAGATGAGCCAGCCGAGAATTGCTGGAACGTGTCCCCAATACAGATGCACAATCTCCGGGCGTTCCCGTTTGATCTTGCTAAGCAAATCGAAACACCGGAGCGACCACCAAACGCAACCGGTGAGCACAGCAGGCCGGCGCCAGAGCGAACTGAACAAAGTGGCGCCGAGTCGCAAGGTTGTCCATGGATGTCTCATCATCCCGGTAAGCCCGCGCAGCAAAGAGAAACACGAAGCGTGATCGAGGTCGAGCTCACACGCATTTTGTTGCTTGCAAACACGATGGTAGTCACGGCGTTTGCCGCGCAGAGTTTTGACTCGAACATCGACTCCCTGGCGGCGGAGTTCGTTGATCTCAACGGTTGCGAACGCTTCGGAGGGTACCGGAAACGCCATCGTCACGTACCAGATGGTGGGTGGCTTGTGACTCATGACTGGATTCGATCGTCGGCTGCCGCAACGAACGTCAAATACTGCTTGGCGAGATCGTCATCGGAATATTCCCTCCAGCGAGGCTCCGCAGGCCGAAAACTCTTAAGATCTTCCAGACTCTTGGGATTCGTCGTGCTGTCAAACCTCTCAATCCGAAACGAAGAGGCTTGGATTAGCTTTTTGTAGTCGGGTACTCGCAAGCGGTTGTGATAAGCGATGCCAGTGCCTGACAAATGTTCCCACGTCGCGTCATCGTATCTGAGGAAATGAACCGGACTGATGTTCGGATCGTGATGGGATGAATGATCGGATGGATCCACCAAATGGACCGTCCGACCCGATGGTTTGAGAATGCGAATCATCTCCTCAAAAAGCTCTGCAATCGTCGGAGCAGGGATATGTTCGAGCGTCACGTTGGATAGTACCAAATCGACCGACCGATCGGCCAGTTCAAGCGAGCAGGCATCTGCGGGGGCGTGATAGTGCATCGGAGGGTTGTCGAACAGCGATGCCGGTTCGGTTTGTTGAAGGGCTTTCGCTAGACGGTTGCCAAAGTGTTTCTCATCGGCTCGTTGACGAATCATTTCGATCGAGTCGCGATCGTTCACGAGCCATCGTATGATACGATTCGCGGACACCGGAAGCAGGTGTCGATAAAGGTCGACGCTGTGAATTTCACGTGCTCCCATTAGCCAAAGAATAAATGGCATGAGTGGTACCCAACCCGTGCCAATCTCGACGACCCGGCTGCCCGAGACTGAGCAACCGGAGTCGATTGCCAGGTCGATCAGATGGATAATCTGATCGCGTTTCTTGGCAAAGTAGACCGGTGAGCGATGAAAACTCGAGTAGATCTGTAGGCGACGATAGATCACCTGACCCAAGGGATGATCGAATAGGTTCCTGAGTAACCACAATCGCTGTCGCCAAGCCAATCGCATCGGTAGCACTTTCGAAGTCATGAAACCATTCATTCTTGGTTGAGAGCGAATTTGCGTTGGCTTTGCGATTGGTCGGAGGATTCGCACTGAGTATCCGACCCGCGGATGTGATCATTGCGTTTCCTCGATGGATGCCGCAGAAGGCCCCATGTCATGCCAATCCCCCGGGACATGGCGCGCTGCGAGCTAAAAAGAGGGAAACTGAAGGCCAACCAGTACCAAGGCCTGTTTGTCTCGGGGGCTTGGAGGATCGCTCGAGTCATAGAGACCTGACAGATCAGCAGGAGACTAAGGATCAGCATTGAAACAATCAAAAGCAGTTCAACGTTAATCTGTCCGATTTTACACAGCGTGAGCCATACTAGTAGTAACATCGCCAGCGGAGGCTGGACGTAGTCCAGCCAGCCGGCGTATGAGTCTCCTCTCACCTTCTCGGGATGAAGCCGGTATAATCCCATACGGTGGTAACCTTGTCGGCACTGCGTCTTGAGATATTTCCAAAAGCGTGTTGGATGGTGGTGCCCGACACGTGAATCGATTGTAAATTGCAAGCCATACCCACGATCGCAGATTCGAAAGGCGAGTTCCGCGTCTTGCGCGAGTTTCAGGTTTTCATCAAATCCGCCTGTCTGCTCGAGCACCGCTTTGCGATAGAGCACGTTGAACGTCGCCAGGAAGTTGACCTCGGATGGCATGCGCCGGTGCCGGGCAATGATCTCTTCATGAATGAGTGTCGCGAGTAACGAGTTAGGATAGAGATTGTCGTAACTGCCGCCGGCACCGGCAACTTGATCTTCTTCCAGATGAGGTAAAAGAAGTTGCAACGCATCGCGGCGGGCGACGCAGTCGGAATCAATGAACCATACGAGGTCAGTTATCGCGTGACGCCACCCCAGGTTGCGGGCCGAACCAGGGCCTTCGCCTTTGCCGGTAAGAACCGTGATGGGATACTTAGCAGCGATATCGGCGGTGTTGTCGGTTGATCCGTCGTTGACGAAAATAATCTCAGACAAGTCCCCGGATTCGAGTAGACCGACGACTGAATCGAGGCATTTCCCCAGCGTCTTTTCGCAGTTCTTTCCGGGGATCACGAGGCTGACGGATGGCGATTCAGTCATTCGTCAGATTCTCTGTTTCGGACTCGACATAGCCTGCGCCGGTGATGGCGGTGCGAGTTGCCTCAATCCGCGCCAAGCGAATGATTTGACGCTGCAGCGAATGGGCTTGTGCTTGCATTCGAAACCAGACAACCGGGGCGACCAGCATGAAGATGTAGACCATCAAGTCGGTGCCGCGGCCGATCCCGAGCCTGCGAGACAATTCGCTCGTCCAAGTAGGTTGCGCGATCAGGGCGAATGCCACGCACCACGCCAGAATACGGATCACTCGCAACGTCAGGTTGCCGCGGCGCTGACGCAGTCCACGAATGTCGAGCAGAACGACTCCACAGAGGATCGGCAGTACGATGTACTGGAACGTATTCATTTGACGAACCGCCCTAGCATCAAGTCACCACCGATTCTCGCGGCATCAAAAGTTGACTGGCCTTTCTCGAGCGTGGCTTCGGTGTAGCGGATGGTGACCGGGACCTCTTCGTATCGCAAATTCTTACGAGCAATCTGGTCAAGGATTTCCGAGGCGTGCGCCATTCGCGGTTGCTTGATCTCGATGGACTCCGCGGCATGGCGGTTCATTGCGCGGAAGCCATTATGAGCATCGGTGAGTGGAAGCCCGGTGGTTAGTCGCGTGAAAACAACAGCCGCTTTTAGCAAGCAGCGTCTTTGCAATGGCATCCTTTCAGTCTGGCCTCGAAAACGCGACCCCAGAGCAAGATCAGCCCTTCCCGAACGCACCGGTTCGAGCAGGCATTCAATTTCGCTGGCTTCGTGCTGACCGTCAGCGTCGAAAGTGACAATAAAGTCAGCTCCCTTTGCTAACGCGAACTCTATTCCCGTCCTAAGCGCCGCGCCTTGACCACAGTTAAGAGGATGACTGAGCACCCAAACCGGAAAACCTCTCGCAATCGCCACCGTTTTATCGGCGGAACCATCATCGACCACCACCACATGAAAGTTACCTTCCGCGAGCAATTTCATTAGCGTCGCTGAAATCCGGCTTTCCTCGTTGTATGCCGCAACCACAATCCAAATGCTTAGTGAGTCTTGGCGTGGTTTACTCACGATCGCGTCGCAACCAGATCCGTGCGTTGTCGCTACCACCGACTCACTCTTCATGTGCTGCCTGCTCGACGAGAGTTCACTAGTCGCGACCCAATCCCGATCCTGATCGCCCCCAGACGATTGACAGATTTCAGACGCATTTTGAACTTCGCTCGAATGCATGTCTGTGATCGGTACGTAGAGAGAGGACTGGATAGAAGACTCGCGAGGCAGTCCTATTCGCTTGTCGCCATCGGAATGCCGCGGTGCACTGAAAGTGTCCCCGCTGGACTCAAATCAACAACCTTCACCCCGTTAAAGTTTGATGAAGGTTGCGAGTCTGGGATTCACATCTCAATGCACGAACGGTCGACTACTGGACAAGCGCAAAAGCAACGCCTTCTAAAGCCCCATAAATATTGTGTAGAGGTCTTTGGTTGCTGCACTACGATCACGGCAATTTCGGTTGACGTGACAGTCAGTAGCAAGCAAGCGTGCTAGGAAGTCAACGCTAACGATTTCAGTCCCTGTTGCACTGCCAACCACACAATGAGTTGGCTACGATAATTCCCATGACAATCAAACACGCCAGCAGTCCCGCAGTTGTCTGCGCGCCTTGCCAAGCCACCAATTCGCCGGAAGCAAAATTCTGCAAGGGATGTGGTCACGCCTTGTATGAAGCGTGTGCCAAGTGCAACGAGCCGGTACTTTTGGATCAGAAGTTCTGCAACGCCTGCGGCGCAGATTTAAACGCGATAATCGCGGCGAAGACCCAGCAGCAGGAAGAGAAACTTGCTTCCGCCGTGGAGGCTGCCAAACGCAGTGATTTCACGTATGCCATGGAAGCATTGGAACCGATCGCAAGTCTAGAAGACTTTCGATTCAGAGGATTGGCTGAGGTCGCCAAAAAAGCGTTGGGTCAAATCTCAACCTTGCAACGACAAAGCATCGCTAATGCTGATCAGATGAAAGCGTTGGCGTCAGAAGCGTTCCAGAACGACAACCGTGAAGACGTGGTCAAGTATCTGAAGAATGTACCGGAGCCTTTGCTCGACGACGAGTTTCGGGTGATGCTGGCAGAATCAAAGAACTTTGTGCAAGAGTTACAGATCCTGAAAACCGAACTAACCCAGTCTAGCCAAAAGGGCGACTGGCTTTCATGCGGAGGCCTGATTGATCAACTATTGAACTTGTGTCCACAGAATCAAAAGTACGGAAAGACGGCTGAGACGGTGGCGTCAAAACTACTTTCCAAGGCCAAGAAATACTACGGTGCGCAGCGTTACGCGGATGCCGCCAAACACCTAGAAGCGATTCCCAAACAACACATTAACGATGAAGCTCGGAAGCTAACGGACACAATCAACGATGTTCGCTGGTTATTCGAAACCATCGAGGCTGAGCCATACATGACTCCCGCGATGGGGCAAATGGCAGCGAAACTAGCTCAACTCGTCCCCGACGACGCTCGCTTGAAGAAGCTGTTAACGCGGCTGAAAGAAAAGAAGCAGCAACCATCCAACGAAGCACGTTGCCAACTCTCGCGGTCACTAGGCGATAGCACAGCATGGACGGGCGGCGAAGTGAAGGTACTTTCCCGACCGACTCAGTTCGAAGCAGAAGACCAGATCTTTAAGTCTAACGAAGGTGTTCTTTCCGTTGCGATTGGGCTTTGCATCCAAGGACTTGGTAAAGGCCGCATTTCGGACGAACTTTCTGGCAACAAAAAAGGCTTCTTCGGGCGAAGAAAGGCCCGGTCATGCTGGGGAATCGACATTGGTTCGTCCAGCTTCAAGGCGGTGCGAATGGAAGTGGTCGGCGAAAGCCTGCGTATCACCGACTCGTTCGTGCGAAACATCTCACCAAGCCGAATACTTCAACCGAGCAGGGATCGCACTGAAGAAGACGAGAACTCGGCACTGCGAGGTGCGCTGGAATCAACGATCAAAGACTTCACTGAAACCTACGACTTAACCAAAGAAACGCTTTGGGGAAATCTACCGTCGTCGGAAATGACGACTCGATTCGTTCGGCTCCCCCCCTTGCCCGACAAGAAGGCCCTCCCTTTGATGGATGCCGAAATCACGAACCGAATCCCACTGCCTCTCGATGATCTCGTCGCCACCAGAACGCTTAGCCCATTCGACAAAGACGAAATCCATGGCCGAGCGGCCATTTTCTCTGCGGCACGAAAGAAGCGAGCAATGCGGCGTATGGAGTTGCTTGAGGGGCTTGGATTGAAACTTGATGGACTTCAAGCGGACGCGAACGCGATCGTCAACTTCGCCTACTACGAATTTGCGGACTTCTTTGGCCCCACGGTCGGTGACAACACCGAAGCCGAAACCGACGCTTCTGCCGTGAGCTTTGAAGACGAAACCCCAACGATTTGTCTTGTCGATGCTGGCGCAAATACCACAACCATCATTTTTGTCTCCTCAGAAACCCACTGGTTCTGGAGCCTGGACCATGGTGGTGAGCGACTAACGACCTCCTTGGCCCGATCGACAAAATCGACAACCGCGCAGGCAGAAGCACTTAAACGTTCACCAGCAAAACTGACGTCCCCCGAGTCTCAGTTTGCTCCTCTTGAAGAACGAATGGAGCAGCTACGCGTCCGCCTCAAGCAACTTAAGAAGGACGCCAAATCGCAGAACTCGCGATTCAAATTCGTGCAAACTTGGTGTGTGGGAGGGAACTGCCAAACTTACCAATGGATTCGACGAGTCCTGGTGTCGAGATCCGACGAAACAATGCAAACGAAGAACTCAAACGAGGCAGAACCGATCGGAACTTAGCAGCCACTCAGCGCCGAACTGCTCAATTTCCCCAGCTAACACTGGCGAACAGATGCGACGTTTATCATGCCAGAAGAACAACTCCGAAGCTTTGTGACTATCAACGCATCAAAACGCCTCCATCAATACTTCACGGATAGTCTTAACTAACATCGCGTTCTAATTCTTTGCGACCGTCTTTATTGAGAGTACCGCAACCCACCGCTAGAAAGAACTGAGCTTGTTAGTTCCTCGCATTTAAATAATGGCCCCACCTGTTCCGCCCTCTCATCGCTGGCAGACCGATCTTCGACCCACTGAATCGCAGACACGGTTTTTTGATTCGATAGGCCTGCGAACGCCAACAGACTTTAGTCTGCCGATAGACATGGGTGAGTACACGATTACTCGCTTGCTCGGTCGCGGCGGTATGGGTGTGGTTTTTGAGGCGACGCATCGTCGAATGCAACGGCGGGTGGCAATCAAGTTTGTCAGTTCTTCATCGAACCAAAGCTTCCATACCGAAGACCAATTCCTTGCCGAGATCCGGGCTGTAGCCAGACTGTTGCATCCTCGAATTGTGACAGCCTTTGACGCAGGACAATTCGGACAAACCGCCTACCTAGTGATGGAGTACGTTGATGGCTTCACCTTGACTGAACTGCTATCCCAACGTGGGCCTCGATCTGTTGACGAAGCGTTGAACCTAACCGCTCAGGCGGCCGAAGGACTCAGGTACGCTCACCTGAATTCCATCATTCATCGCGACGTCAAACCGAGCAACTTGATCATCACGCAGAGCGGAGAACTCAAGATCCTGGACCTGGGTCTGGCGTCGTTCTTGCAATCAGCCGTCCCAACAACGAGCCATGATCAGCTTCGCCAACAATCGGAGCCTATCTGCGGAACGCCGGAATTCATGTCGCCCGAACAATTTGAGGGACGCGAGCTGGACGAATCGGCTGACATATACTCGCTCGGATGCACCCTACATTTCCTGCTGACCGGTCGTCCCCCCTATACCGGCGAGCCAATCCCACTGCTCAAGCAACACTGCTGTGCAGAAATCCCTGCATTGTCGACATCGAAGCGCCCGGTGTCCGATGAGGTGCAGCAACTCTTCGAGACAATGATCGCTAAGGACCGTGCGAATCGTTTTTCCAACATGCAATCCGTGATTGAGGCAATTACCGAAATCGTGGGGTTACATGACGTCAAGCAACGGATACCTCCAGGACCATCGAAAGCCGGCGTCGCAGGAAGGCGACATGTCCCGGCGAGTGTTCCGCTGGAATCGAATTCATCACGCCCCAAGAAATCAGATTCCGCGAACTGCCATTCCGCAGCGATAACTTTAGCCGTCAACGTCGGTGCGAGATTCATTTCGGCAGCGTTGGCCAGCGAGAAAAGGGCGTCCATCCCTTTGCAGTTTGGATCCAAGAAGTCTCTCGTTTTCCCCGCTGCGTTTTCAGTTCAAGACAACAAGGTGGTGCTGGGGTCTCGTGCACTGCGTGCGATTGAGAATGGCGACCCTGGTGTTGCCCGCGCATTTGATGCCGTCCGCGGAGGACAATTGCTTCGTATCGGCGCCACAACTCACCCGTCGACCATGCCCTTGACAATGCTGTTCTCCCGACTTCGCTTCGATGCGGAAACGTTCGCGGGGGCGATGGGCAGTGCCAAGGTCTTTGGTGCCGACGGAATCAGCGATGCTCAGCCCAGGATTGAATCGGTCATCATCAACGTGGCATCGTGCTTCGGACAAACAGTGCGCGAACGCTTGGTCGCGGCAGCGACTCTCGACGGCATAAAGAATGTGCGGTTACTCGATCGCAATATTGCTGCAGTGTTGTCGCAATTCACATTCAGCGACCTGAATTCTCGCCCACTACTGAATCAGGCCGCAGGATATTGGCTTGTGATTTCGATCGACGACATTGCGATGGAAGTAGCGTTATTCGGGGTGAGTAACCGTCGCATCCACATGCTTTCGGTCGTCAGTCATCCGAACAGCAATCAATGTCGTTGGAACGGTAGGCTGCGTCGACACCTGGGTAAACAAATTGAGCGACATCGGCCAACCGATTCGCCGGGCCGAAGCAACCACCATTCGGAAGCTAGAAACTCTAGCGATGACTTAAGTGCGGAAGAACTTGAGCGGCGAGCTGCAGAATCGCTGCAGCTTAAGAATCGAATAGACGCCGGACTGGATTTACTGGCCGAGCAGGAAAGTTGTGGGATCGCTTTCAAATCGAGTGGCAAGCGAGTAAAAGCGGTCGTCACATCAATCACCATCAACGTGACATGCGCGGACCTGCTGGTCGAACTTGGTTCGGCCATCGCGAAAGTGCTTTCGGAATCCGGCGTCGATGCAGAAGAGATCGGATGCGTTCTAGCGATTGGCGGACTTCCGATGACGAGCGTGGTTGCAAATTTGCTACGCAACTTTGGTATTGAACCAGGCTGCACGCACGTATCATCCGCTGAGTTGGCAACGTCAGCGACAAAGATTACCCAAATTGATCGACTGTCCACTTCGCTGGCACCGCGACTGGTTCCCTGCTTGGGGCATGACATTGCTTGGACGAGCATCGCTGACGGAGACGAGGCTCCGTCGATCGAAGCCGCTAACCCCAATTTGCTGATGCCGCGTCTTACATCCTTACCAGCGTCCGTTGTGCAGCGTATTCCCATGGTAAAAAATCAAGTCGGAAAAATCACATTACTGGAACGACCGGTCGCGAGGGACAGTGATTGGATCCCTTTCGATACGGTCGAGCTCAACGGCATCAGCGAGTGTGAGACCAAGGCGACGTTTGAAATAGACAGCGAAGGAAAACTAAGCGTTCGTCTTGATCGTTAAAGACATCCACATCGACGTATCACCTGTGCGGCACAACGCCTAAGAGCAGTTCGCAAACAGATCGCGTGAAGAATGCGTTAAGAGCTAGGCGAAATGGTTTGAATCGGTATGCGATTTCTAAAGCCTGTTTTAAGATTCCATCTTCAGTCGACGAACTAATCTTCCTCTTGGATCTGGGTCTATGAACCGCTTACCGTGGTGCTTCATTTTGCTTTTCAGCCTACTCTTGGCTGGCTGTGGAGGCGAGAGCAACGCTGACAAGTTCCAGCGTTTGGCCAAAGCTCGAGCTGAAAAACGCGCGGCGCAATCAACCGAAACCGAATCTGACACCGAATCAAAGAAGGTGCCGGAATCGAAAACCGACGAAGCGAACGCTGAGGTGAAACCTGAGCCGACGAAAGTTGATGTCGCAGTGGTCGAGAGCGATCAACCCAAGCCACTCTCCGCCGAAAAGAAGAAGGATGACGACGATGATTACAATCCCAACTTGGGTCGGAATTCAGCAAACGCAAACAGCGCTGGAAACGTCGAAACAAGTGACACCATTCTCGCCTTTGCAAAGAACGGCGAAAAAGTTGCTTACGCAGGAGCTAACGAAACGGTAGGGATTTATGACGTCGGTTCCAAGAACCTGCAACGCCGGATTTACAATCCATCGATTGTTCCATCGGCACTTGCGATTGGCGAACAAGGCAACGTGATTGCAGTGGGCGGTAGAGCAGGCAATTTCAAGGTGTTCTCGCTTGAAACCACCGAGGGGCTTGATCGTTTCCAAGAAGCCCGAGTTCGCCGGCTCGACGCTCAGCCGGCGAGATTGGCGCACGAACAACCGATCAGCGCGATCGCGATCGACGAAGCGAATCAGTTGGTCGTTACCGGTGACGACGTTGGAAACGTGCGACTCTGGTCGAGTGTGGCAGACGAAAATCCCCTGCAACTTCGCGGCAACGCCGAAGTTTATAAGGGCATACTCAGCTACCAAAACGGGGCAACCGTGTTCGCAGCCACATCGAGTGGTGTCTCGTACTGGGATGTCCAAGGAGGGCACACAAACGCGGTTACATTGTCCACTCAGTGGCGTGACGAGCCTACCGTCATGGCTACTGGTTTAGATGGAAAGGGTCTCGCGGTTGGGAACGCAGCCGGACGAATCATGCTGTGGAATCCCAAAGCTGACACGCTCGTCGAAGAATCCATCACTGCTCATCAGGATCCAATCGCTGCGATTGGTTTTTCGAGTGGCTCCAAGGCGATGTTGTCGGTTTCCGACCGAGGAGAAATCCGTAGGTGGTCGTTACCGATCAAGCCGCAAACCGGCATTAAGATGGCCGAAGCAACGCCAACGGTGATACCGGTAAACAGTGCCGATTTGGTGGCAACGTTCAGCCGCGACAGCAACCTTGATCTGTATTCACTCTCGGACGGCTCTGCGGTCCGCCGACACACGATCCCTCGTGGCAGGTTAATAGCAGGCGGTACTAACAGCGACGGAAACTTAGTTGGCCTCGCTTCGGATGACTCGAAAGTTTACTTCCAAGACGAATCACGAAAGACGATCTCGTTCGTCAATTTTGATTCGCCTGTGAAGCACTGGAATGCGATCCCCGACCATCCGGAATTATTCTGTTTCCAATCCAATGATGGCCAAATAGGCGTTGGCCGGTACCCACATCGTTCTCCTGAGCAGATGGATGGAATCGTCGCGCAACAGATGATCGTCAACGAAAGCGGCACACAGATGTTGGTAAGCCGCGGTACGGAAGTGCTGTTGTATGACCTGCCCAGTGGAAACCTAAGAAACCGGTCTAGGTCTGAGAATGGTGAAATCACAGCCATCGCTTTCGACCAAAACATCGCATTGATTGGAACTTCAAGGGGCGACGTTTCGATCTGGCCTTTCACGGTCGACCGTTCTGCCTTGAAGGTGGTTGGCAACAAGGTTCACCCCAA from Rubripirellula amarantea encodes:
- a CDS encoding glycosyltransferase family 2 protein; translated protein: MSKPRQDSLSIWIVVAAYNEESRISATLMKLLAEGNFHVVVVDDGSADKTVAIARGFPVWVLSHPLNCGQGAALRTGIEFALAKGADFIVTFDADGQHEASEIECLLEPVRSGRADLALGSRFRGQTERMPLQRRCLLKAAVVFTRLTTGLPLTDAHNGFRAMNRHAAESIEIKQPRMAHASEILDQIARKNLRYEEVPVTIRYTEATLEKGQSTFDAARIGGDLMLGRFVK
- a CDS encoding DUF2304 domain-containing protein: MNTFQYIVLPILCGVVLLDIRGLRQRRGNLTLRVIRILAWCVAFALIAQPTWTSELSRRLGIGRGTDLMVYIFMLVAPVVWFRMQAQAHSLQRQIIRLARIEATRTAITGAGYVESETENLTND
- a CDS encoding class I SAM-dependent methyltransferase encodes the protein MTSKVLPMRLAWRQRLWLLRNLFDHPLGQVIYRRLQIYSSFHRSPVYFAKKRDQIIHLIDLAIDSGCSVSGSRVVEIGTGWVPLMPFILWLMGAREIHSVDLYRHLLPVSANRIIRWLVNDRDSIEMIRQRADEKHFGNRLAKALQQTEPASLFDNPPMHYHAPADACSLELADRSVDLVLSNVTLEHIPAPTIAELFEEMIRILKPSGRTVHLVDPSDHSSHHDPNISPVHFLRYDDATWEHLSGTGIAYHNRLRVPDYKKLIQASSFRIERFDSTTNPKSLEDLKSFRPAEPRWREYSDDDLAKQYLTFVAAADDRIQS
- a CDS encoding glycosyltransferase, with the protein product MKTRVMIVSNTLAEGGAERWASFMACHLGFETCEMTLVLFRRQIDYPCPGQVQVECLEHHSTLHTLRTVGRLRQLFAKTEPDVVISNGNYTAQFVGQAVRKVPVRWIARFSGNIEHSNRTLAQQLGWLWLDRNIGRSETLVANSEGVRGDIRQRWPHLESRMKTIRNGVNVQQTLSQAQRVAALKPLIVAAGRLAEQKRPDIFVDAIRLLLRRLEETGQPREVEVVWCGDGPLREKTQNQIESLGLTDIVKLIGFREDLHQWLAKASCFVLTSDHEGSPNVLIEAMAIGTPVISTNCPFGPAELIGDDRGWLVPVGDSPAIAHALKEVLSSRHEAEQRSNAASDWVRGHASSGRVMSDWQSLIASEGSAPTGSAPVAKNPLVGSV
- a CDS encoding glycosyltransferase, translated to MSHKPPTIWYVTMAFPVPSEAFATVEINELRRQGVDVRVKTLRGKRRDYHRVCKQQNACELDLDHASCFSLLRGLTGMMRHPWTTLRLGATLFSSLWRRPAVLTGCVWWSLRCFDLLSKIKRERPEIVHLYWGHVPAILGWLILQIAPNQRVTTSLSAYDIEMAIPLSFEVARRGAGVRTWSPANVATLSDHGVDASSVKVVHQGINLNLYTRLSDEQRRKIPSLIAFAGRLIPQKGVAEALEIITLVSKSNPAVHLQVYGDGPERHALRCLADQLMIKDQVTFHGHVDPSRLAAGLASAGLFLLHSTHSAERLPNVLKEAIAAGCYCLTTPSPDVEQLITDDTVGKILPAGKLDLWAASIEDYLAGGAKASATSTPSQVLDKFDIRQTVRDLLAWWSIPEPSQRHGRLVEPGSHLSEMAKT
- a CDS encoding glycosyltransferase, whose translation is MTESPSVSLVIPGKNCEKTLGKCLDSVVGLLESGDLSEIIFVNDGSTDNTADIAAKYPITVLTGKGEGPGSARNLGWRHAITDLVWFIDSDCVARRDALQLLLPHLEEDQVAGAGGSYDNLYPNSLLATLIHEEIIARHRRMPSEVNFLATFNVLYRKAVLEQTGGFDENLKLAQDAELAFRICDRGYGLQFTIDSRVGHHHPTRFWKYLKTQCRQGYHRMGLYRLHPEKVRGDSYAGWLDYVQPPLAMLLLVWLTLCKIGQINVELLLIVSMLILSLLLICQVSMTRAILQAPETNRPWYWLAFSFPLFSSQRAMSRGIGMTWGLLRHPSRKRNDHIRGSDTQCESSDQSQSQRKFALNQE